Proteins from a single region of Oncorhynchus nerka isolate Pitt River linkage group LG18, Oner_Uvic_2.0, whole genome shotgun sequence:
- the hand2 gene encoding heart- and neural crest derivatives-expressed protein 2, which produces MSLVGGFPHHPVMHHDGYSFAAAAAASRCHEENPYFHGWLISHPEMSPPDYSMAPSYSPDYSTGGPALDHAHYGGGIPGAGVAGIGMGPRPVKRRPTANRKERRRTQSINSAFSELRDCIPNVPADTKLSKIKTLRLATSYIAYLMDILDKDEQNGDAEAFKADFKKTEAKEERRKKEVNDVLKNTASSNDKKTKGRTGWPQHVWALELKQ; this is translated from the exons ATGAGTTTAGTTGGTGGATTCCCTCACCATCCGGTGATGCATCATGACGGCTACTCCTTTGCGGCAGCAGCAGCTGCAAGCCGCTGCCACGAAGAGAACCCCTACTTCCACGGTTGGCTGATAAGCCATCCGGAGATGTCTCCCCCAGACTACAGTATGGCACCCTCGTACAGCCCCGACTACTCCACCGGGGGCCCGGCGTTAGACCACGCACACTACGGAGGTGGTATCCCCGGGGCTGGCGTCGCTGGGATCGGGATGGGACCTCGGCCGGTGAAACGGAGACCTACGGCAAACCGAAAGGAGAGGCGCAGAACTCAGAGCATCAACAGCGCCTTCTCGGAGCTCAGGGATTGCATTCCTAATGTTCCTGCGGATACTAAACTGTCCAAAATAAAGACCCTCCGGTTGGCTACCAGTTATATCGCCTACCTCATGGACATTCTGGACAAGGACGAGCAGAACGGCGACGCAGAGGCCTTCAAAGCGGACTTCAAAAAGACAGAagcaaaggaggagaggagaaagaaagaagtg AATGACGTTTTGAAAAACACAGCGAGCAGCAATGACAAGAAAACCAAAGGAAGGACTGGTTGGCCGCAGCATGTCTGGGCTTTGGAACTCAAACAGTGA